TAGGTTTTTTTGTGATTGTTATGACTTTGGCTTTCTGCAAGGGAATCGTAATAATTGCCAAGAAACCTTAGTTTTTTTGCCCATAGTACATTCTGAGTGTATATATGACTTTCACATAAAAAAGGTAACTAAGTAGCTAAATATGTACAGTAAATTGTTTTGTTCCCAGACACGCagacaacacacaaacacacactcagatacattaataaataaacagtgtgtgtgtgtgtgtgtgtgtgttgcgtGAGTGTGTCTGCTTTTgcttaattaaaaaacaactaaaaataTCACTTATACGCCATGTTTGACCAAAAGCACCCATAATATTCACTCCTCTCGCATAGttaatttgaaattcaaaGGCGACTGCGGTATATACGTCGAGTTGACACGATAAACAAACTCTCCGGAAGTATAGGAAACTTTGTATTTGCGAAAAATCTGCAAAAATAGATAAAAGTTGTAATAAATTAGCATcaacagagagaaagagagagatattAGTGTTACCTTGGCCAATAATGTGTGTAGTTCGATTTCGGCAAAACGTCGACCCACGCACATACGGCGACCAAACCCAAATGGTAAACTGACAAAGGGATGTATCTTTTGACCAGCATGAGGACAGCCTGCTCTCAAATAGACAAAAGTCAATGTAGGTTCAAATTAGAGTCAACAAAAATCGACTTACCTGCAGCTTGTTCATTCGGTTGCTGTTTAAGCCATCTTTCGGGCATAAAACGCTTGGGTTCAGGAAAATAGGCAGGATCATTCGAAACCGTCAAGTGTGGGAAAATCACATGAGTctgcaaacaaatttgttaatttacAATTGACTAAAAAGGGTATCAACTTCAACTTACACCCTTGGGTACATGATAACCATTGATTACGGCATCCGATTGAAGACTTCTGCCATTGGCTATGACCACGGGACGCATTCTATATAAAACacagaatatatatttatatttttacttAAAATATGAATGCATTTGGTTTACCTCAAAGTTTCCTTAACACAAGCACGCAAGTAGGGCATTTGTTCGAGTACATTTTGATTGATTTCCGCATCGGTTTTgggaaatatttgtttcaacTCATCAAAGAGACGTTGCTGCTTATCGGGATTCTTGGCCAGTTGATAAATGGTCGATGAAGCAGCCACTGAAGTCTAAAATGGATAGTTAGCAAAGATTcctgatttatttattatattttcccCTACCGTATCAACGCCCACTAGGAACAAATCGAGAGCCAAAACCGCAGCTAGTTTGCGATTTCCGGTTTTACGCACAATTCGCTCTACAATCGATATGTCTGAATCGTTTTTGACTAAACCCTGCGATTCATCAAACTCCGCCTTATCCATGGTCTTGGAAATGTTTTTCATGCAAATTCTATAACATTTAAGAAAACTTTTCATGAAATATGACTTGAAGATTAATTGAGATTGTCAACTGACTCTGTAAATTGATCGAGGGCCTTGACAAAACTGCGATAGGCCTTGGTGGGATATAGGCGCCAGAGTGGCATACGTAATTCTAGTTCGGGAACAGCCCAGAAGAAGGTATTGATGGCCTCAATGATTTGTTGGGCCTCTTCGCTGCCCTGGGGCGATAAACAACCCAAACGAGTGTCCAAAGACACACGGCCAACAGCTGATAGAAAGAGACGAGTTAAATCAATTACAATTATGaaaattactttaattttCTTGGCACTACTCACATTCTAGCGCCCATTTGTATAGCTCATGCAGAAAGTTGGCTGGCAATTGTTCATTCTCATCGCGCATTTGCTCAATGCTGcaatatataatatgtatgATTCATGATTATATAAGCTGTTACGCCCACAACGTCAACTTACCGGTCCATAAACTCGCTGGCAATGT
The nucleotide sequence above comes from Drosophila willistoni isolate 14030-0811.24 chromosome 2L unlocalized genomic scaffold, UCI_dwil_1.1 Seg72.1, whole genome shotgun sequence. Encoded proteins:
- the LOC6646235 gene encoding probable cytochrome P450 49a1, which translates into the protein MTSFSRTSATLALTTTMMMRRSTYSATSTILPNATPHGLGVATEIEKSIAMQRHQRQEQEQQQQQQQEKHQRQQHQQQQQQQSVKKSSTPRTSTATAMATANVSSAVRPYSEVPGPYPLPLIGNSWRFAPIIGTYKISDLDKVMHELHVNYGKMAKVGGLIGHPDLLFVFDGDEIRNIFKKEETMPHRPSMPSLRHYKGDLRGEFFGNTAGLIGVHGPKWEAFRQEVQHILLQPQTAKKYIPPLNDIASEFMDRIEQMRDENEQLPANFLHELYKWALESVGRVSLDTRLGCLSPQGSEEAQQIIEAINTFFWAVPELELRMPLWRLYPTKAYRSFVKALDQFTEICMKNISKTMDKAEFDESQGLVKNDSDISIVERIVRKTGNRKLAAVLALDLFLVGVDTTSVAASSTIYQLAKNPDKQQRLFDELKQIFPKTDAEINQNVLEQMPYLRACVKETLRMRPVVIANGRSLQSDAVINGYHVPKGTHVIFPHLTVSNDPAYFPEPKRFMPERWLKQQPNEQAAGCPHAGQKIHPFVSLPFGFGRRMCVGRRFAEIELHTLLAKIFRKYKVSYTSGEFVYRVNSTYIPQSPLNFKLTMREE